One window of Micropterus dolomieu isolate WLL.071019.BEF.003 ecotype Adirondacks linkage group LG13, ASM2129224v1, whole genome shotgun sequence genomic DNA carries:
- the rc3h2 gene encoding roquin-2 isoform X5 has translation MPVQAAQWTEFLSCPICYNEFDSSGHQPISLGCSHTVCKTCLHKLHRKACPFDQTPISTDIDLLPVNCALLQLVGAQVPDVQPVSLSSAAEVENYEVCRACVEELALYLKPISGAKELSSSAGVATLSPSVLSRPMQRKLVTLVNCQLVEEEGRVRAVRAGRSLGERTVTELILQHQNPQQLSANLWAAVRARGCQFLGPAMQEDGLKLVLLALEDGSALSRKVLVLFVVQKLEARFPQASKTSIGHVVQLLYRASCFKVTKRDEDSSLMQLKEEFRTYEALRREHDAQIVHIAMEAGLRISPEQWSSLLYGDLVHKSHMQSIIDKLQSPESFAKSVQELTIVLQRTGDPANLTSLRPHLELLANIDHNPDAPAPSWDELESVMLAVKSVVHGLVEFIQNFSKKSHDTPQPQANSKYKTSMCRDLRQQGGCPRGTNCTFAHTQDELEKFRLRNKKSSSVGRAFPLAPGVMGKTFTMEGSIHTDVSTGAGQGLKGTGENTATLTEGVLGLTQPQLISRGADMIEEMKRAVPNGSNGANGSNGLSGTNRNTSGSTEQKSISPPRTPVSHSSASSPLTTVGRGDGGAPMPKHGSYYPSTLHPPHKHCMARFLRSSNVPESSLPPSIGPPPSSYPSDGQTSHPPSSSSSGYSSHLPRDRMGPPAFHPHPGQPQYGPLAPAHGVYAPLYDSRRVWRPQLYHREDARSNSLPPEVLHSSVYQPPLRERFNSLDSNYCSGAEHRAGLHRDYGRVPLGYEDLFRRKQEQWAHHHHHHNANRPSQSSPIFTIDFGAEHVESSGGQCMGCRFRGEESLAHYSPWSCGTIGPCLSHFEPETLAHTSPHSCSEHSELDSNAGGGGGVSSSGVGKQWLHSLDHYRRLKDEDPIIPFSEGPIISKWGAISRASRTGYHTTDPVQATACQGSANTTPINFKDYNPHLDHSDYRWSSRGSDSSSHSSFLESEQLCPSELHVRRTSISSGEKMVSDLQARQTAYSQDRDRAESEPDPDRDIELELCALDMEDSDHQEIKSQESLDLATPQSQDASHLLPPPCSSPLLSSPVEEHPQTEGPLTEKMDAHLLKKMAFRKSQSPGGLVSGGLGVGKLVLRTGPPRLGDASMRACPETPVTEMLLNGS, from the exons ATGCCAGTGCAGGCGGCCCAGTGGACAGAGTTTCTGTCCTGTCCCATCTGCTACAATGAGTTCGACAGCAGCGGCCACCAGCCCATCAGCCTGGGCTGCTCGCACACGGTGTGTAAGACCTGCCTACATAAACTGCACCGCAAGGCCTGCCCCTTTGATCAAACACCAATCAGCACCGATATTGACCTGCTGCCAGTCAACTGTGCCCTGCTGCAGCTGGTTGGAGCTCAG GTCCCAGATGTGCAGCCGGTGAGCCTGAGCAGTGCAGCAGAAGTTGAGAACTATGAGGTGTGCAGGGCTTGCGTGGAAGAGCTGGCTCTCTACCTAAAACCTATTAGCGGGgcaaaag AGCTGTCATCTTCTGCAGGTGTGGCGACTCTGAGTCCGAGCGTGCTCAGTCGGCCAATGCAGAGGAAACTGGTAACCTTGGTGAACTGCCagctggtggaggaggagggccGTGTGCGCGCGGTGCGGGCAGGCAGGTCGCTGGGGGAACGAACCGTAACTGAGCTCATCCTGCAGCACCAGAATCCCCAGCAGCTCTCTGCCAACCTGTGGGCAGCGGTGAGGGCACGGGGCTGCCAGTTCCTGGGACCTG CTATGCAAGAAGATGGACTGAAGCTAGTTCTACTGGCTCTGGAGGACGGCTCAGCTTTGTCCAGGAAGGTGCTGGTTTTGTTTGTAGTCCAAAAGCTCGAGGCTCGGTTCCCCCAGGCCTCCAAAACCAGCATAGGCCATGTGGTGCAGCTTCTCTACAGGGCCTCCTGCTTCAAG GTGACTAAGCGTGATGAGGACTCTTCACTGATGCAGCTGAAGGAAGAGTTTCGGACATACGAGGCTCTAAGGAGAGAACATGACGCTCAGATCGTCCACATAGCCATGGAGGCGGGCCTACGAATTTCACCTGAGCAGTGGTCTTCCCTGCTGTACGGAGACCTGGTTCACAAGTCACATATGCAGTCCATTATTGACAAG TTACAGTCTCCAGAGTCATTTGCAAAGAGTGTTCAGGAGCTGACAATCGTTCTGCAGAGGACAGGAGACCCTGCCAACCTCACAAGCCTTAGACCTCACCTAGAGCTACTAGCCAACATCGACCACAACCCAG ATGCCCCGGCACCATCATGGGACGAGCTGGAAAGTGTGATGCTGGCTGTAAAGTCGGTAGTTCACGGACTGGTGGAATTCATACAGAACTTTAGCAAGAAGAGCCACGACACTCCACAG CCTCAGGCCAATAGCAAGTACAAGACCAGCATGTGCCGAGACCTTCGTCAGCAGGGAGGCTGTCCCAGAGGAACCAActgcacatttgcacacacacaggatgagcTAGAGAA ATTTAGACTGAGGAACAAGAAGAGCAGCAGTGTGGGCCGTGCGTTCCCTTTAGCGCCGGGGGTTATGGGTAAAACCTTCACCATGGAGGGCAGCATCCACACAGATGTGTCTACAGGAGCGGGGCAGGGGCTCAAAGGCACAGGGGAGAACACAGCCACACTGACAGAGGGAGTGCTGGGCCTCACTCAACCCCAACTGATCTCCAGGGGGGCTGACATGATTGAGGAAATGAAGAGAGCGGTGCCAAATGGATCCAATGGGGCTAACGGGTCCAACGGGCTATCTGGCACCAACAGAAACACGTCGGGGTCAACAGAACA GAAGTCCATCTCTCCTCCCCGGACTCCAGTCAGCCACTCCTCAGCGTCATCTCCCTTGACAACAGTTGGGCGGGGTGATGGTGGCGCTCCTATGCCCAAACATG GTTCCTACTACCCATCTACTCTTCATCCTCCTCACAAACATTGCATGGCTCGATTCCTTCGATCCTCCAACGTCCCAGAATCCTCTCTGCCACCTTCGATCGGCCCTCCACCATCTTCCTACCCCAGTGACGGTCAAACGTCACACCCACCGTCCTCCTCGTCTTCGGGGTACTCATCACACCTGCCTAGAGATCGAATGGGACCTCCTGCCTTCCATCCCCATCCGGGGCAGCCTCAGTACGGGCCTCTGGCTCCTGCTCATGGTGTTTATGCTCCACTCTATGACAGCAGGAGAGTATGGAGGCCTCAG CTGTACCACAGAGAGGATGCCAGGAGTAACTCACTGCCTCCAGAGGTGCTGCACTCCTCCGTCTACCAGCCTCCACTCAGGGAGAGATTCAACTCTTTAGACAGCAACTACTGCTCTGGAGCCGAACACCGTGCAGGGCTACACAGG GATTATGGCCGTGTTCCTCTGGGCTACGAGGATCTGTTCAGAAGGAAGCAGGAACAGTGGgctcatcatcaccaccatcacaaCGCCAACAGGCCCTCCCAGTCCTCCCCCATCTTCACCATCGATTTTGGAGCAGAG caTGTGGAGAGCAGTGGAGGCCAGTGCATGGGGTGCAGGTTCAGAGGCGAGGAAAGTTTAGCGCACTACTCTCCATGGTCCTGCGGTACCATCGGCCCTTGCCTCAGCCACTTTGAGCCTGAAACGCTCGCACACACCTCGCCTCACTCCTGCTCAGAGCACTCG GAGTTGGACAGTAAtgcaggtggaggtggtggcGTTAGCAGTAGTGGTGTCGGAAAGCAATGGCTGCATTCATTGGATCACTACAGGCGCTTGAAAGATGAGGACCCGATCATTCCCTTCAGTGAGGGGCCCATTATCTCCAAGTGGGGTGCCATATCTAGGGCATCTCGCACGGGCTACCACACCACCGACCCTGTCCAAGCCACAGCCTGCCAGGGCAGTGCCAACACCACACCCATCAACTTTAAAG ATTACAACCCCCACTTGGATCACAGCGACTACAGGTGGAGCTCAAGAGGATCAGACTCGTCCAGCCACTCCAGTTTCCTAGAGAG TGAGCAGCTTTGCCCATCAGAGCTTCACGTCCGTCGAACTTCAATAAGCAGTGGTGAGAAAATGGTGTCTGATCTGCAAGCCCGTCAGACTGCCTACAGCCAGGATCGAGACCGGGCCGAGAGCGAACCGGACCCGGATCGGGACATTGAGCTGGAACTGTGCGCTCTTGACATGGAAGATTCAGACCACCAGGAGATCAAGTCTCAG GAGTCTTTAGACCTGGCCACCCCACAGTCTCAAGATGCTTCCCACCTCCTCCCACCTCCatgctcctctcccctcctctcttctcctgtgGAGGAGCACCCCCAAACAGAGGGTCCTTTGACTGAAAAGATGGATGCTCACCTGCTGAAAAAGATGGCCTTCAG GAAATCTCAGTCTCCGGGAGGGTTGGTCTCAGGAGGCCTGGGCGTCGGCAAGCTGGTGCTGCGGACTGGACCTCCTCGACTGGGAGACGCATCAATGCGGGCTTGTCCCGAAACACCCGTGACTGAGATGCTGCTCAATGGAAGCTAA
- the rc3h2 gene encoding roquin-2 isoform X4 — MPVQAAQWTEFLSCPICYNEFDSSGHQPISLGCSHTVCKTCLHKLHRKACPFDQTPISTDIDLLPVNCALLQLVGAQVPDVQPVSLSSAAEVENYEVCRACVEELALYLKPISGAKELSSSAGVATLSPSVLSRPMQRKLVTLVNCQLVEEEGRVRAVRAGRSLGERTVTELILQHQNPQQLSANLWAAVRARGCQFLGPAMQEDGLKLVLLALEDGSALSRKVLVLFVVQKLEARFPQASKTSIGHVVQLLYRASCFKVTKRDEDSSLMQLKEEFRTYEALRREHDAQIVHIAMEAGLRISPEQWSSLLYGDLVHKSHMQSIIDKLQSPESFAKSVQELTIVLQRTGDPANLTSLRPHLELLANIDHNPDAPAPSWDELESVMLAVKSVVHGLVEFIQNFSKKSHDTPQPQANSKYKTSMCRDLRQQGGCPRGTNCTFAHTQDELEKFRLRNKKSSSVGRAFPLAPGVMGKTFTMEGSIHTDVSTGAGQGLKGTGENTATLTEGVLGLTQPQLISRGADMIEEMKRAVPNGSNGANGSNGLSGTNRNTSGSTEQKSISPPRTPVSHSSASSPLTTVGRGDGGAPMPKHAGSYYPSTLHPPHKHCMARFLRSSNVPESSLPPSIGPPPSSYPSDGQTSHPPSSSSSGYSSHLPRDRMGPPAFHPHPGQPQYGPLAPAHGVYAPLYDSRRVWRPQLYHREDARSNSLPPEVLHSSVYQPPLRERFNSLDSNYCSGAEHRAGLHRDYGRVPLGYEDLFRRKQEQWAHHHHHHNANRPSQSSPIFTIDFGAEHVESSGGQCMGCRFRGEESLAHYSPWSCGTIGPCLSHFEPETLAHTSPHSCSEHSELDSNAGGGGGVSSSGVGKQWLHSLDHYRRLKDEDPIIPFSEGPIISKWGAISRASRTGYHTTDPVQATACQGSANTTPINFKDYNPHLDHSDYRWSSRGSDSSSHSSFLESEQLCPSELHVRRTSISSGEKMVSDLQARQTAYSQDRDRAESEPDPDRDIELELCALDMEDSDHQEIKSQESLDLATPQSQDASHLLPPPCSSPLLSSPVEEHPQTEGPLTEKMDAHLLKKMAFRKSQSPGGLVSGGLGVGKLVLRTGPPRLGDASMRACPETPVTEMLLNGS, encoded by the exons ATGCCAGTGCAGGCGGCCCAGTGGACAGAGTTTCTGTCCTGTCCCATCTGCTACAATGAGTTCGACAGCAGCGGCCACCAGCCCATCAGCCTGGGCTGCTCGCACACGGTGTGTAAGACCTGCCTACATAAACTGCACCGCAAGGCCTGCCCCTTTGATCAAACACCAATCAGCACCGATATTGACCTGCTGCCAGTCAACTGTGCCCTGCTGCAGCTGGTTGGAGCTCAG GTCCCAGATGTGCAGCCGGTGAGCCTGAGCAGTGCAGCAGAAGTTGAGAACTATGAGGTGTGCAGGGCTTGCGTGGAAGAGCTGGCTCTCTACCTAAAACCTATTAGCGGGgcaaaag AGCTGTCATCTTCTGCAGGTGTGGCGACTCTGAGTCCGAGCGTGCTCAGTCGGCCAATGCAGAGGAAACTGGTAACCTTGGTGAACTGCCagctggtggaggaggagggccGTGTGCGCGCGGTGCGGGCAGGCAGGTCGCTGGGGGAACGAACCGTAACTGAGCTCATCCTGCAGCACCAGAATCCCCAGCAGCTCTCTGCCAACCTGTGGGCAGCGGTGAGGGCACGGGGCTGCCAGTTCCTGGGACCTG CTATGCAAGAAGATGGACTGAAGCTAGTTCTACTGGCTCTGGAGGACGGCTCAGCTTTGTCCAGGAAGGTGCTGGTTTTGTTTGTAGTCCAAAAGCTCGAGGCTCGGTTCCCCCAGGCCTCCAAAACCAGCATAGGCCATGTGGTGCAGCTTCTCTACAGGGCCTCCTGCTTCAAG GTGACTAAGCGTGATGAGGACTCTTCACTGATGCAGCTGAAGGAAGAGTTTCGGACATACGAGGCTCTAAGGAGAGAACATGACGCTCAGATCGTCCACATAGCCATGGAGGCGGGCCTACGAATTTCACCTGAGCAGTGGTCTTCCCTGCTGTACGGAGACCTGGTTCACAAGTCACATATGCAGTCCATTATTGACAAG TTACAGTCTCCAGAGTCATTTGCAAAGAGTGTTCAGGAGCTGACAATCGTTCTGCAGAGGACAGGAGACCCTGCCAACCTCACAAGCCTTAGACCTCACCTAGAGCTACTAGCCAACATCGACCACAACCCAG ATGCCCCGGCACCATCATGGGACGAGCTGGAAAGTGTGATGCTGGCTGTAAAGTCGGTAGTTCACGGACTGGTGGAATTCATACAGAACTTTAGCAAGAAGAGCCACGACACTCCACAG CCTCAGGCCAATAGCAAGTACAAGACCAGCATGTGCCGAGACCTTCGTCAGCAGGGAGGCTGTCCCAGAGGAACCAActgcacatttgcacacacacaggatgagcTAGAGAA ATTTAGACTGAGGAACAAGAAGAGCAGCAGTGTGGGCCGTGCGTTCCCTTTAGCGCCGGGGGTTATGGGTAAAACCTTCACCATGGAGGGCAGCATCCACACAGATGTGTCTACAGGAGCGGGGCAGGGGCTCAAAGGCACAGGGGAGAACACAGCCACACTGACAGAGGGAGTGCTGGGCCTCACTCAACCCCAACTGATCTCCAGGGGGGCTGACATGATTGAGGAAATGAAGAGAGCGGTGCCAAATGGATCCAATGGGGCTAACGGGTCCAACGGGCTATCTGGCACCAACAGAAACACGTCGGGGTCAACAGAACA GAAGTCCATCTCTCCTCCCCGGACTCCAGTCAGCCACTCCTCAGCGTCATCTCCCTTGACAACAGTTGGGCGGGGTGATGGTGGCGCTCCTATGCCCAAACATG cAGGTTCCTACTACCCATCTACTCTTCATCCTCCTCACAAACATTGCATGGCTCGATTCCTTCGATCCTCCAACGTCCCAGAATCCTCTCTGCCACCTTCGATCGGCCCTCCACCATCTTCCTACCCCAGTGACGGTCAAACGTCACACCCACCGTCCTCCTCGTCTTCGGGGTACTCATCACACCTGCCTAGAGATCGAATGGGACCTCCTGCCTTCCATCCCCATCCGGGGCAGCCTCAGTACGGGCCTCTGGCTCCTGCTCATGGTGTTTATGCTCCACTCTATGACAGCAGGAGAGTATGGAGGCCTCAG CTGTACCACAGAGAGGATGCCAGGAGTAACTCACTGCCTCCAGAGGTGCTGCACTCCTCCGTCTACCAGCCTCCACTCAGGGAGAGATTCAACTCTTTAGACAGCAACTACTGCTCTGGAGCCGAACACCGTGCAGGGCTACACAGG GATTATGGCCGTGTTCCTCTGGGCTACGAGGATCTGTTCAGAAGGAAGCAGGAACAGTGGgctcatcatcaccaccatcacaaCGCCAACAGGCCCTCCCAGTCCTCCCCCATCTTCACCATCGATTTTGGAGCAGAG caTGTGGAGAGCAGTGGAGGCCAGTGCATGGGGTGCAGGTTCAGAGGCGAGGAAAGTTTAGCGCACTACTCTCCATGGTCCTGCGGTACCATCGGCCCTTGCCTCAGCCACTTTGAGCCTGAAACGCTCGCACACACCTCGCCTCACTCCTGCTCAGAGCACTCG GAGTTGGACAGTAAtgcaggtggaggtggtggcGTTAGCAGTAGTGGTGTCGGAAAGCAATGGCTGCATTCATTGGATCACTACAGGCGCTTGAAAGATGAGGACCCGATCATTCCCTTCAGTGAGGGGCCCATTATCTCCAAGTGGGGTGCCATATCTAGGGCATCTCGCACGGGCTACCACACCACCGACCCTGTCCAAGCCACAGCCTGCCAGGGCAGTGCCAACACCACACCCATCAACTTTAAAG ATTACAACCCCCACTTGGATCACAGCGACTACAGGTGGAGCTCAAGAGGATCAGACTCGTCCAGCCACTCCAGTTTCCTAGAGAG TGAGCAGCTTTGCCCATCAGAGCTTCACGTCCGTCGAACTTCAATAAGCAGTGGTGAGAAAATGGTGTCTGATCTGCAAGCCCGTCAGACTGCCTACAGCCAGGATCGAGACCGGGCCGAGAGCGAACCGGACCCGGATCGGGACATTGAGCTGGAACTGTGCGCTCTTGACATGGAAGATTCAGACCACCAGGAGATCAAGTCTCAG GAGTCTTTAGACCTGGCCACCCCACAGTCTCAAGATGCTTCCCACCTCCTCCCACCTCCatgctcctctcccctcctctcttctcctgtgGAGGAGCACCCCCAAACAGAGGGTCCTTTGACTGAAAAGATGGATGCTCACCTGCTGAAAAAGATGGCCTTCAG GAAATCTCAGTCTCCGGGAGGGTTGGTCTCAGGAGGCCTGGGCGTCGGCAAGCTGGTGCTGCGGACTGGACCTCCTCGACTGGGAGACGCATCAATGCGGGCTTGTCCCGAAACACCCGTGACTGAGATGCTGCTCAATGGAAGCTAA
- the rc3h2 gene encoding roquin-2 isoform X6, translated as MPVQAAQWTEFLSCPICYNEFDSSGHQPISLGCSHTVCKTCLHKLHRKACPFDQTPISTDIDLLPVNCALLQLVGAQVPDVQPVSLSSAAEVENYEVCRACVEELALYLKPISGAKELSSSAGVATLSPSVLSRPMQRKLVTLVNCQLVEEEGRVRAVRAGRSLGERTVTELILQHQNPQQLSANLWAAVRARGCQFLGPAMQEDGLKLVLLALEDGSALSRKVLVLFVVQKLEARFPQASKTSIGHVVQLLYRASCFKVTKRDEDSSLMQLKEEFRTYEALRREHDAQIVHIAMEAGLRISPEQWSSLLYGDLVHKSHMQSIIDKLQSPESFAKSVQELTIVLQRTGDPANLTSLRPHLELLANIDHNPDAPAPSWDELESVMLAVKSVVHGLVEFIQNFSKKSHDTPQPQANSKYKTSMCRDLRQQGGCPRGTNCTFAHTQDELEKFRLRNKKSSSVGRAFPLAPGVMGKTFTMEGSIHTDVSTGAGQGLKGTGENTATLTEGVLGLTQPQLISRGADMIEEMKRAVPNGSNGANGSNGLSGTNRNTSGSTEQKSISPPRTPVSHSSASSPLTTVGRGDGGAPMPKHGQFMLRASHPSQASELYYQDPHSAYDTPHYQTTSGSYYPSTLHPPHKHCMARFLRSSNVPESSLPPSIGPPPSSYPSDGQTSHPPSSSSSGYSSHLPRDRMGPPAFHPHPGQPQYGPLAPAHGVYAPLYDSRRVWRPQLYHREDARSNSLPPEVLHSSVYQPPLRERFNSLDSNYCSGAEHRAGLHRDYGRVPLGYEDLFRRKQEQWAHHHHHHNANRPSQSSPIFTIDFGAEHVESSGGQCMGCRFRGEESLAHYSPWSCGTIGPCLSHFEPETLAHTSPHSCSEHSELDSNAGGGGGVSSSGVGKQWLHSLDHYRRLKDEDPIIPFSEGPIISKWGAISRASRTGYHTTDPVQATACQGSANTTPINFKVPFPPDWTLARSSLKSKLSQHGSLSDPLEQSPAMVPGLVDLTGWIISRSAAL; from the exons ATGCCAGTGCAGGCGGCCCAGTGGACAGAGTTTCTGTCCTGTCCCATCTGCTACAATGAGTTCGACAGCAGCGGCCACCAGCCCATCAGCCTGGGCTGCTCGCACACGGTGTGTAAGACCTGCCTACATAAACTGCACCGCAAGGCCTGCCCCTTTGATCAAACACCAATCAGCACCGATATTGACCTGCTGCCAGTCAACTGTGCCCTGCTGCAGCTGGTTGGAGCTCAG GTCCCAGATGTGCAGCCGGTGAGCCTGAGCAGTGCAGCAGAAGTTGAGAACTATGAGGTGTGCAGGGCTTGCGTGGAAGAGCTGGCTCTCTACCTAAAACCTATTAGCGGGgcaaaag AGCTGTCATCTTCTGCAGGTGTGGCGACTCTGAGTCCGAGCGTGCTCAGTCGGCCAATGCAGAGGAAACTGGTAACCTTGGTGAACTGCCagctggtggaggaggagggccGTGTGCGCGCGGTGCGGGCAGGCAGGTCGCTGGGGGAACGAACCGTAACTGAGCTCATCCTGCAGCACCAGAATCCCCAGCAGCTCTCTGCCAACCTGTGGGCAGCGGTGAGGGCACGGGGCTGCCAGTTCCTGGGACCTG CTATGCAAGAAGATGGACTGAAGCTAGTTCTACTGGCTCTGGAGGACGGCTCAGCTTTGTCCAGGAAGGTGCTGGTTTTGTTTGTAGTCCAAAAGCTCGAGGCTCGGTTCCCCCAGGCCTCCAAAACCAGCATAGGCCATGTGGTGCAGCTTCTCTACAGGGCCTCCTGCTTCAAG GTGACTAAGCGTGATGAGGACTCTTCACTGATGCAGCTGAAGGAAGAGTTTCGGACATACGAGGCTCTAAGGAGAGAACATGACGCTCAGATCGTCCACATAGCCATGGAGGCGGGCCTACGAATTTCACCTGAGCAGTGGTCTTCCCTGCTGTACGGAGACCTGGTTCACAAGTCACATATGCAGTCCATTATTGACAAG TTACAGTCTCCAGAGTCATTTGCAAAGAGTGTTCAGGAGCTGACAATCGTTCTGCAGAGGACAGGAGACCCTGCCAACCTCACAAGCCTTAGACCTCACCTAGAGCTACTAGCCAACATCGACCACAACCCAG ATGCCCCGGCACCATCATGGGACGAGCTGGAAAGTGTGATGCTGGCTGTAAAGTCGGTAGTTCACGGACTGGTGGAATTCATACAGAACTTTAGCAAGAAGAGCCACGACACTCCACAG CCTCAGGCCAATAGCAAGTACAAGACCAGCATGTGCCGAGACCTTCGTCAGCAGGGAGGCTGTCCCAGAGGAACCAActgcacatttgcacacacacaggatgagcTAGAGAA ATTTAGACTGAGGAACAAGAAGAGCAGCAGTGTGGGCCGTGCGTTCCCTTTAGCGCCGGGGGTTATGGGTAAAACCTTCACCATGGAGGGCAGCATCCACACAGATGTGTCTACAGGAGCGGGGCAGGGGCTCAAAGGCACAGGGGAGAACACAGCCACACTGACAGAGGGAGTGCTGGGCCTCACTCAACCCCAACTGATCTCCAGGGGGGCTGACATGATTGAGGAAATGAAGAGAGCGGTGCCAAATGGATCCAATGGGGCTAACGGGTCCAACGGGCTATCTGGCACCAACAGAAACACGTCGGGGTCAACAGAACA GAAGTCCATCTCTCCTCCCCGGACTCCAGTCAGCCACTCCTCAGCGTCATCTCCCTTGACAACAGTTGGGCGGGGTGATGGTGGCGCTCCTATGCCCAAACATGGTCAGTTTATGCTGCGTGCATCCCATCCTTCTCAGGCGTCTGAGCTGTACTATCAGGATCCCCACTCTGCATATGACACGCCCCATTATCAAACAACCT cAGGTTCCTACTACCCATCTACTCTTCATCCTCCTCACAAACATTGCATGGCTCGATTCCTTCGATCCTCCAACGTCCCAGAATCCTCTCTGCCACCTTCGATCGGCCCTCCACCATCTTCCTACCCCAGTGACGGTCAAACGTCACACCCACCGTCCTCCTCGTCTTCGGGGTACTCATCACACCTGCCTAGAGATCGAATGGGACCTCCTGCCTTCCATCCCCATCCGGGGCAGCCTCAGTACGGGCCTCTGGCTCCTGCTCATGGTGTTTATGCTCCACTCTATGACAGCAGGAGAGTATGGAGGCCTCAG CTGTACCACAGAGAGGATGCCAGGAGTAACTCACTGCCTCCAGAGGTGCTGCACTCCTCCGTCTACCAGCCTCCACTCAGGGAGAGATTCAACTCTTTAGACAGCAACTACTGCTCTGGAGCCGAACACCGTGCAGGGCTACACAGG GATTATGGCCGTGTTCCTCTGGGCTACGAGGATCTGTTCAGAAGGAAGCAGGAACAGTGGgctcatcatcaccaccatcacaaCGCCAACAGGCCCTCCCAGTCCTCCCCCATCTTCACCATCGATTTTGGAGCAGAG caTGTGGAGAGCAGTGGAGGCCAGTGCATGGGGTGCAGGTTCAGAGGCGAGGAAAGTTTAGCGCACTACTCTCCATGGTCCTGCGGTACCATCGGCCCTTGCCTCAGCCACTTTGAGCCTGAAACGCTCGCACACACCTCGCCTCACTCCTGCTCAGAGCACTCG GAGTTGGACAGTAAtgcaggtggaggtggtggcGTTAGCAGTAGTGGTGTCGGAAAGCAATGGCTGCATTCATTGGATCACTACAGGCGCTTGAAAGATGAGGACCCGATCATTCCCTTCAGTGAGGGGCCCATTATCTCCAAGTGGGGTGCCATATCTAGGGCATCTCGCACGGGCTACCACACCACCGACCCTGTCCAAGCCACAGCCTGCCAGGGCAGTGCCAACACCACACCCATCAACTTTAAAG tgcCGTTTCCTCCAGACTGGACCTTAGCCaggagcagccttaagtccaagctcagccagcatggctctctttccgaTCCTCTTGAGCAATCACCTGCCATGGTGCCTGGTCTGGTAGATCTGACTGGGTGGATCATCTCAAGGtccgctgctctttaa